CCAAAGCTCTTTCCAGCCCCTCACACCACTCTATTCTACGCAAGTTTGGGGTAATTTCATCACCCTCCAATTTGAGGTGGATGAAGAGAAGAAGCCCTGTGATTTGAGTAAGATAAATGATGAAGCtcaaaaagaaaatgatgaagctcaaaaagaagaagagaaggggAAGATTCAAGGGTTTCCGACAAGAATGAGGGCTTCAGAGTTATCTAGGAATCAAGACATTATATTTGCACAAAAGGACTTAAGCTATGGTGTCATCTCAATTGTTGATGATAAACTTGATCAATTAAATCCTAGCCGTCCAGATTAATAGAGAGATACAGTTGTACAACAACTTTGGATTCTAAAATAATTCACACGTGTGAGGCATGTGACAGACCTTGTAGAGAATAATAGTTAGTTATATAGTTATTAGTAGATAGCAAATAGAATTTAGTCGAGTGTATAGGAATttcatttctattttattttttctttacacAGATATACTTGTATATATACAACATCAGCTGAATAACGAAATACATAGAGAAAATTTCCTACATCCTGATTTTACAATCATTCAAAGGCGCGCTAACCATATTATACATTTAAGCAATTTCTATTCTATTTAAGCATTTTCTAACATGATAGACCAACTTATTAGCTGATTATAAAACACCCTCTTAGATGATTTATTTTCTTGTAAGATtgacaagaaaatgaaaaagaaatttaacAGTAAACAAATAAGAGCGAAGCAGAGAATGTCAACCCTGACAAAGCATTATTCATGTCGTAAATTACGATGACCTGtttgattcatgccttgcttgcgTTGAGGTCAATGAGTTAAAAATCTTATTTAAGCTACCGTATACCAGCTTATCCAAATATCTTCATTGTTATTCTTCCCAGTTCCTCCTATCAATTTGATACAACCATAACATGATGAAGTCTTTCAAgactttgtttttctttctttcaactatagTAGCTGTAACAGTGGCCTCTACTTCCCATAATGTAGAGTTCACAAGCCAAGTAGTAGAAATTCACTGTCTAAGGCTGCAGACTGGCGCTGCTGGTTATCGTGTCCCACAATTGGACTGTCTTAGCTGGCGTCTTGCTGTGGAGACTAACAACCTCCAAAATTGGAAATTGGTGCCAAGCGCATGCGAAAACTATATAGGTCATTACATATTAGGAAAACAATATCGTCATGACTGTGAGGCTGTGGCCAATGCAGCAATTGAGTATGCCAAGAGTGTCAAACTTGGCGGAGATGGAAAGGATGTTTGGGTATTTGATATTGATGAGACCACTCTCTCCAATCTTCCTTACTACGCTCGATCTGATGTAGCTTTTGGGTAATAACCAGATTCGAAAATGTTTGGTTTTTGTATATAATTATTTAGTAGTTTTTGTAGTAGGTATTGCGAACTATTGGATCTCATGCAT
Above is a window of Nicotiana tabacum cultivar K326 chromosome 8, ASM71507v2, whole genome shotgun sequence DNA encoding:
- the LOC107762710 gene encoding acid phosphatase 1-like: MMKSFKTLFFFLSTIVAVTVASTSHNVEFTSQVVEIHCLRLQTGAAGYRVPQLDCLSWRLAVETNNLQNWKLVPSACENYIGHYILGKQYRHDCEAVANAAIEYAKSVKLGGDGKDVWVFDIDETTLSNLPYYARSDVAFGAIPYNNTKFNAWVAEGKAPAIPSILGVYKTVLSLGIKTVFITGTRESFRKVRITNLKKAGYTNWAKLILKGENDTRSAVEYKSSKRRELVKAGYRIIGNIGDQWSDLIGDNLGARTFKVPDPLYYIG